Proteins from a genomic interval of Streptomyces sp. NBC_01426:
- a CDS encoding tyrosine-type recombinase/integrase — MRSTLVLDDLRVQKIRRADGSWAFSILWPDCSVDEEAESYLRLYEGSGSQEPYAYYLVDHLRWRLREGLTTETTKLTDLHRYQGAVGAQVPMPYGQPWRLPPKRPYGTSALSVSAAVLKGFYLHQCVMRGINNELREALDVGRLPTQSDRKRAFLGHAITSAPTNPLAPRQGTRRRHPKMLPDGARSELMESVNTARDEMVVTWLSDTTLRIGGLTGLHLVDLHLRENADCGECKRPHVHVCHRQNNPNRARAKKKEDWRLVDGVITGGEIYRVSPAMVSSCFKYMTTEYAKYTTGHGMLLIQLAGQQIGEPWTADAARGMLRRAGRRAELPGRIKPHAFRHTTTSKILDVTNNDSWVAKEAGNWASVQTVDEVYGHPDMHSPEFISALKSVWGEPE, encoded by the coding sequence GTGCGGAGTACGTTGGTGCTGGATGACCTGCGGGTCCAGAAGATCAGACGGGCTGACGGCAGCTGGGCGTTCTCGATCCTCTGGCCGGACTGCTCGGTCGACGAAGAAGCCGAGAGCTACCTGCGTCTCTACGAGGGATCGGGTTCCCAGGAGCCCTATGCCTACTACCTCGTCGACCACCTTCGGTGGCGCCTCCGCGAAGGGCTGACTACGGAGACGACCAAACTGACGGATCTCCACCGCTACCAGGGGGCGGTGGGTGCGCAAGTGCCGATGCCGTACGGGCAACCATGGCGGTTGCCGCCGAAGCGTCCGTACGGCACGTCGGCCCTGTCAGTCTCGGCGGCAGTCCTGAAGGGCTTCTACCTGCACCAGTGCGTGATGCGGGGCATCAACAACGAGCTCCGCGAAGCGCTGGACGTCGGCCGGCTGCCCACCCAGTCGGACCGCAAAAGGGCTTTCCTGGGGCATGCGATCACCTCGGCGCCGACGAACCCCCTGGCCCCACGGCAGGGCACACGGCGCCGTCATCCGAAGATGCTGCCGGACGGCGCCCGGTCGGAACTGATGGAGTCGGTGAACACCGCCCGGGACGAAATGGTCGTGACCTGGCTGTCCGACACGACCCTGCGGATCGGCGGCCTGACCGGCCTGCACCTGGTCGACCTGCACCTGCGCGAGAACGCCGACTGCGGCGAGTGCAAGAGACCGCACGTCCACGTCTGCCACCGGCAGAACAACCCAAACCGGGCCAGGGCGAAGAAGAAGGAGGACTGGCGCCTGGTCGACGGCGTGATCACGGGCGGCGAGATCTACCGGGTGAGTCCGGCCATGGTCAGTTCCTGCTTCAAGTACATGACGACGGAATACGCGAAGTACACCACAGGGCACGGCATGCTCCTGATCCAGCTCGCCGGCCAGCAGATCGGTGAGCCGTGGACCGCGGACGCGGCTCGCGGGATGCTGCGGCGGGCCGGAAGGCGGGCCGAGCTTCCCGGCCGTATCAAGCCGCACGCGTTCCGGCACACCACAACCTCGAAGATCCTCGACGTCACGAACAACGACAGCTGGGTCGCCAAGGAGGCCGGCAACTGGGCGTCGGTGCAGACCGTCGACGAGGTCTACGGGCACCCCGACATGCACTCCCCGGAGTTCATCTCCGCACTGAAGTCGGTATGGGGTGAGCCGGAGTGA
- a CDS encoding restriction endonuclease has protein sequence MIGRLPDGRKIVVQCKRYAKHRTVGSPDLQKFNGTVRDEHGADVPLFVASCKFTKQARAFAARHGLVLFDVFSDCQRRVRVAR, from the coding sequence GTGATCGGCAGGCTGCCCGACGGAAGGAAGATCGTGGTGCAGTGCAAGCGCTACGCCAAACACCGCACCGTTGGCAGCCCGGACCTTCAGAAATTTAACGGCACCGTCCGCGACGAACACGGAGCGGACGTCCCGCTGTTCGTCGCCTCATGCAAATTCACCAAGCAAGCCCGCGCCTTCGCCGCCCGCCACGGCCTGGTTCTCTTTGACGTGTTTAGCGACTGCCAACGGCGAGTCCGTGTCGCTCGTTGA
- a CDS encoding sigma-70 family RNA polymerase sigma factor — translation MTTSFNTPGPASEPAPIRPGRKLGPIADTVSSSHRAWLEPTRERYLASGRTLSDLSSRVLAKSKLSELLRGVGHYPRWEVIHRLAGELDIPGWPLYRLWKQAAMDAGKSRDWVGRSTEGTTAVATARSDRPIEHWALCQTVADGYLAYAGVFLAEDTHQAAVDDTFAILWLCFDEALSSPDIRRYAWNILRATVKAKANYRDERPVLAEAAFDTVVLRDAAPQDQPTRLAESMELFTAISKLPTAQLDVMVLRRLCGFQPKQVSDLLGIPLASVRSDERHANRFLDDTIELPPRTGGLIS, via the coding sequence GTGACGACGTCGTTCAACACGCCGGGGCCGGCCTCCGAGCCGGCCCCGATCCGCCCCGGCCGCAAGCTCGGCCCCATCGCCGATACGGTCAGCAGTTCGCACCGTGCGTGGCTGGAGCCGACCCGCGAGCGCTACCTGGCCAGTGGCCGCACGCTCAGCGACCTCAGCTCGAGGGTCCTGGCCAAATCGAAACTGTCCGAGCTGTTACGCGGCGTCGGACACTATCCGCGTTGGGAGGTCATCCATCGTCTGGCCGGTGAGCTGGACATCCCCGGCTGGCCGCTATACCGGCTGTGGAAGCAGGCAGCCATGGATGCCGGAAAGAGTCGGGACTGGGTCGGCCGGTCCACGGAGGGCACCACCGCCGTGGCCACCGCCCGCTCCGACCGCCCGATCGAACACTGGGCGCTGTGCCAGACAGTCGCGGACGGCTACCTCGCCTACGCGGGAGTGTTCCTCGCGGAGGACACCCACCAAGCAGCGGTGGACGACACCTTCGCGATCCTGTGGCTCTGCTTCGACGAGGCCCTCTCCAGCCCAGACATTCGCCGCTACGCCTGGAACATCCTGCGCGCCACGGTGAAGGCGAAGGCCAACTACCGGGACGAACGACCCGTGTTGGCCGAAGCGGCATTCGACACCGTGGTCCTGCGTGACGCCGCTCCGCAGGACCAGCCCACCAGGCTGGCCGAGAGCATGGAGCTGTTCACCGCGATCAGCAAGCTGCCCACCGCACAGCTCGACGTCATGGTGCTGCGGCGCCTGTGTGGCTTCCAGCCGAAGCAGGTTTCTGACCTCCTCGGTATCCCCCTGGCCTCCGTCCGGTCCGACGAGCGCCACGCCAACCGCTTCTTGGACGACACCATCGAGCTGCCGCCCCGAACCGGAGGACTCATCTCATGA
- a CDS encoding ParB/RepB/Spo0J family partition protein, whose protein sequence is MSKADMLGDSPTFNAVAQPMSSRAASFARFSGQDNPTPEPAAVQAGTLRVALDALAHNPYNPREELKAVDDLADSLTARGVIQPLTVVTRQAFLAAHPDHEEQIGEAAYIVVDGNRRLAASNLAGLDDVPVHVEDSLAQDADTLLETALTAAVQHENLDPLDEAKALQRLVHVHGSQRAVARALGKSSPWVTQRIALLKLTPELQEAVEDRSLPVEIARNVGQLPAQQQKSAADEALAKRAATKRRRRTEPGANAVSTLAAAPETVQSAAGAGSSSEADIAAEASNAGTATGGVDAAGDTEQAPDAVLVDISRIPRVPWHDGARVAELIAEKVDEEQQVVLFEELFRVLDESRQEALLERLLTAGGTTKAGEAGE, encoded by the coding sequence ATGAGCAAGGCGGACATGCTCGGCGACTCCCCCACCTTCAACGCCGTGGCACAACCCATGAGCAGCCGCGCGGCATCCTTCGCCCGGTTCTCGGGACAGGACAACCCCACCCCTGAGCCGGCCGCCGTTCAGGCCGGAACCCTGCGGGTTGCCTTGGACGCCTTGGCGCACAACCCGTACAACCCGCGCGAGGAACTCAAGGCCGTCGACGACCTCGCCGACAGCCTCACCGCACGAGGCGTCATCCAGCCCCTCACGGTCGTCACCCGGCAGGCGTTCCTCGCCGCACACCCCGACCACGAGGAGCAGATCGGCGAGGCTGCGTACATCGTCGTCGACGGCAACCGCCGGCTCGCCGCGTCCAACCTCGCCGGCCTGGACGACGTGCCCGTCCACGTCGAGGACTCACTGGCGCAGGACGCCGACACCCTCCTGGAAACGGCGCTCACCGCAGCCGTGCAACACGAGAACCTCGACCCTCTCGACGAGGCCAAGGCTCTCCAGCGACTGGTCCACGTCCATGGTTCGCAGCGCGCGGTCGCACGAGCGCTGGGTAAGTCCAGCCCGTGGGTAACTCAGCGCATTGCGCTGCTGAAGCTCACCCCGGAGTTGCAAGAGGCGGTTGAGGACCGCAGCCTCCCGGTGGAGATCGCCCGAAATGTTGGGCAGCTTCCCGCGCAGCAACAGAAGAGCGCGGCCGACGAGGCGTTGGCCAAGCGGGCGGCGACCAAGCGTCGCAGGCGCACGGAGCCGGGTGCTAACGCCGTTAGCACCCTGGCGGCCGCACCCGAGACGGTGCAGAGCGCTGCCGGCGCCGGTTCTTCATCTGAGGCCGATATCGCGGCTGAAGCCTCGAATGCCGGGACGGCCACCGGGGGAGTCGACGCCGCAGGCGATACCGAGCAGGCGCCGGACGCGGTCCTCGTGGACATCAGCCGAATCCCCCGTGTCCCGTGGCACGACGGGGCCCGAGTGGCCGAGCTGATCGCCGAGAAGGTGGACGAGGAACAGCAGGTAGTGCTGTTCGAAGAGCTCTTCCGGGTCCTGGACGAGAGCCGGCAGGAGGCACTCTTGGAGCGCCTGCTGACAGCTGGTGGCACGACCAAGGCGGGCGAAGCGGGGGAGTAG
- a CDS encoding ParA family protein: MSSPTSGGEREKLVSKLPAHLQQALKVRAAQLQTDMQDAVAGGIQAWRNCTDELPAVNTAGADSFGTYLPEGLYEDFKTDCRERGVSYIQGLAQSVVLWLADNPAVIERTTRRIVVCNQKGGVGKTAVSAGLAEALAEDPAAIGASADSSISGLRVLLVDYDPQGHLTHQLGLTAIPAGEESLITHMLHREQAQQSLLDLTVAINGDRFGGRLRILPAAFDAFLLDSGLTMFRGPREAALERALAPLEEHFDVIVVDSPPSLGLAMDTALHYSRQRRDEKPGLSGLVIPVEAEDTSAQAYGMLIQQIDSLSRDYDISIEQLGLVVNKFDSRRGYIATSSLDKWKTLGTPPVLAVVPDVKEQREAVRKQRPLLDYAPDCEQSHQMRQIARGVKTA, encoded by the coding sequence ATGTCATCTCCTACTTCGGGAGGTGAGCGGGAGAAGCTCGTCTCCAAGCTGCCCGCTCACCTCCAGCAAGCACTCAAGGTCCGCGCGGCGCAGCTCCAGACCGACATGCAGGACGCGGTGGCCGGCGGCATCCAGGCCTGGCGGAACTGCACCGACGAGCTCCCCGCCGTCAACACCGCCGGCGCCGACTCGTTCGGCACCTACCTCCCCGAAGGCCTCTACGAGGACTTCAAGACCGACTGCCGTGAACGCGGTGTCTCCTACATCCAGGGACTGGCCCAGTCCGTGGTGCTCTGGCTGGCCGACAACCCCGCCGTCATCGAGCGCACCACCCGCAGGATCGTCGTCTGCAACCAGAAGGGCGGCGTCGGCAAGACCGCGGTGTCCGCAGGCCTCGCCGAGGCCTTGGCGGAAGACCCGGCGGCCATCGGCGCGTCAGCCGACTCGTCGATCAGCGGACTGCGAGTCCTCCTCGTCGACTACGACCCGCAGGGGCACCTCACCCACCAGCTCGGCCTCACCGCCATTCCCGCCGGCGAGGAAAGCCTCATCACGCACATGCTCCACCGTGAGCAAGCCCAACAGTCGCTGCTCGACCTGACGGTCGCCATAAACGGTGACCGGTTCGGAGGTCGACTGCGAATCCTGCCGGCCGCGTTCGACGCCTTCCTCCTGGACTCGGGACTCACCATGTTCCGCGGCCCGCGCGAAGCCGCACTGGAACGCGCGCTCGCCCCGCTGGAGGAGCACTTCGACGTCATCGTCGTGGACTCGCCGCCCAGCCTCGGACTCGCCATGGACACAGCCCTCCACTACAGCCGCCAGCGGCGAGACGAAAAGCCCGGCCTCTCCGGCCTCGTCATTCCCGTGGAAGCAGAGGACACCTCCGCGCAGGCCTACGGCATGCTCATCCAACAGATCGACTCCCTCTCCCGGGACTACGACATCTCCATCGAGCAGCTCGGCCTCGTCGTGAACAAGTTCGACAGCCGCCGCGGCTACATCGCGACCTCGTCACTCGACAAGTGGAAGACCCTGGGCACTCCCCCGGTCCTGGCCGTCGTACCTGACGTCAAGGAACAACGCGAGGCAGTCCGCAAGCAGCGCCCGCTACTGGACTACGCACCGGACTGCGAACAGTCCCACCAGATGAGGCAGATCGCCCGAGGAGTGAAGACGGCATGA